The following are from one region of the Cyanobium gracile PCC 6307 genome:
- a CDS encoding chlorophyll a/b-binding protein yields the protein MSDSTTRFGFVAFAETWNGRLAMLGFVIGLGTEILTGQGILAQIGLG from the coding sequence ATGTCTGACTCCACCACCCGCTTCGGCTTCGTCGCCTTCGCTGAAACCTGGAACGGCCGCCTGGCCATGCTCGGTTTCGTCATCGGCCTCGGCACCGAAATCCTCACCGGCCAGGGCATCCTCGCCCAGATCGGCCTCGGCTGA
- a CDS encoding FAD-binding domain-containing protein: MALQVVWFKRDLRLADHRPLVEAARRGPVLPLYVVEPELWRQPDSSDRQWSFCREALQELQESLAGLGQPLVVRVGDVVAVLEAAHHRLGIDGLWSHQETGNLWTYARDRQVAAWARERGIPWQQFASFGVTRGRRDRRGWARDWERRMAEPLLEAPVALPPLEGIAPRDLPTAAELGLAADPCPARQRGGRQAGLELLDGFLHQRGRGYHRRLSSPLTAFEGCSRLSPHLAWGTLSMGEVTQATRARRMALATLPAEVAAGWPRALDAFLSRLHWHCHFIQKLESEPSIEILELHPATRHLRVTDPGRLAAWSEGSTGVPFVDACMRALRASGWINFRMRAMLLSFASHHLWIDWRDSGLHLARQFVDYEPGIHWSQCQMQSGTTGINTIRIYNPIKQGRDHDPEGVFLGRWLPELAGVPAIWRHEPWRMDPATQAASGCRIGHDYPAPIVEVAGAAREARERLWGLRRQSGFGAAADAIQERHGSRQSGLPPSGRRRSGGSRRRQPPVTVGQLSLDLGLDTEGASRSVT; encoded by the coding sequence ATGGCTCTTCAGGTGGTCTGGTTCAAGCGCGATCTGCGCCTCGCCGACCACCGCCCCCTGGTGGAAGCCGCCCGACGCGGACCGGTGCTGCCCCTCTACGTGGTCGAACCGGAGCTGTGGCGGCAACCGGACAGCTCGGACCGGCAGTGGAGCTTCTGCCGGGAGGCGCTCCAGGAGCTGCAAGAGTCGCTTGCCGGCCTGGGCCAGCCCCTGGTGGTGCGCGTGGGTGACGTGGTGGCCGTGCTGGAGGCCGCCCACCATCGGCTCGGCATCGACGGGCTCTGGAGCCACCAGGAGACCGGCAACCTCTGGACCTACGCCAGGGACCGGCAGGTGGCCGCCTGGGCCCGCGAACGGGGGATCCCCTGGCAGCAATTCGCCAGCTTCGGGGTGACCCGAGGACGCAGGGATCGCCGCGGCTGGGCCCGTGACTGGGAGCGGCGCATGGCCGAACCGCTGCTGGAGGCTCCCGTCGCCCTGCCCCCCCTGGAGGGGATCGCCCCGCGGGACCTGCCCACCGCCGCAGAGCTGGGCCTGGCGGCGGACCCCTGTCCGGCACGACAGCGCGGTGGTCGGCAGGCCGGCCTGGAGCTGCTGGACGGCTTCCTGCACCAACGGGGACGCGGCTACCACCGCCGGCTCTCCAGTCCCCTGACGGCCTTCGAGGGCTGCTCGCGTCTCTCGCCCCACCTGGCCTGGGGCACCCTGTCGATGGGGGAGGTGACCCAGGCCACGCGGGCCCGGCGGATGGCCCTGGCGACGTTGCCTGCCGAGGTCGCCGCGGGCTGGCCCCGGGCCCTGGACGCCTTCCTGTCGCGTCTGCACTGGCACTGCCACTTCATCCAGAAGCTGGAGAGCGAGCCCTCGATCGAGATCCTTGAGCTCCATCCCGCCACCCGTCACCTGCGCGTCACCGACCCCGGGCGGCTGGCGGCCTGGAGCGAGGGGAGTACGGGGGTGCCGTTCGTGGATGCCTGCATGCGCGCCCTGCGGGCCAGCGGCTGGATCAACTTCCGCATGCGGGCGATGCTGCTGTCGTTCGCCAGCCATCACCTCTGGATCGACTGGCGCGACAGCGGCCTGCACCTGGCCCGCCAGTTCGTGGACTACGAGCCCGGCATCCACTGGAGCCAGTGCCAGATGCAGAGCGGCACCACGGGCATCAACACGATCCGGATCTACAACCCGATCAAGCAGGGCCGCGACCATGACCCCGAGGGGGTGTTTCTGGGGCGTTGGCTGCCGGAGCTGGCCGGGGTGCCGGCGATCTGGCGCCACGAGCCGTGGCGGATGGATCCGGCCACCCAGGCCGCCAGCGGCTGCCGCATCGGCCACGACTACCCGGCCCCGATCGTGGAGGTGGCGGGCGCCGCCCGGGAGGCCAGGGAACGGCTCTGGGGTCTGCGCCGTCAGAGCGGCTTCGGCGCCGCCGCGGATGCGATCCAGGAACGACACGGCTCGCGCCAATCGGGCCTTCCCCCCTCCGGCAGGCGGAGAAGCGGCGGCAGCCGTCGCCGGCAGCCGCCGGTGACCGTGGGTCAGCTCAGCCTGGACCTGGGGCTGGACACGGAGGGCGCTTCACGTTCCGTTACCTGA
- a CDS encoding DoxX family protein, which yields MTTTLLLELFAGFFTAFIALWVLALNRPTAAALVPSNREERAVAPAPGTPIAATVRQALKSYVLREGRLANLGLLILRLAIGAMMIHHGQDKLADPQAFATNYVVPLHLPFPLFLAHVAGYSEIFGSWLLILGLLSPLGALALTGTMAVAAYHHILTSGFNIYVLELVVLYLGGSLALLLIGPGRYSFDAGIVAGVLDDQEGETDPDGTATVQAYGLAAEAG from the coding sequence ATGACCACCACGCTCCTGCTCGAGCTCTTCGCGGGCTTCTTCACCGCCTTCATCGCCCTGTGGGTGCTGGCGCTCAACCGTCCGACGGCCGCCGCTCTCGTGCCCAGCAACCGGGAGGAGCGTGCGGTCGCTCCGGCCCCCGGTACCCCCATCGCCGCCACAGTGCGTCAGGCCCTGAAGTCCTACGTCCTGCGGGAGGGACGGCTGGCCAACCTCGGCCTGCTGATCCTGCGGCTGGCGATCGGGGCAATGATGATCCACCACGGCCAGGACAAACTGGCCGACCCGCAGGCGTTCGCGACCAACTATGTGGTCCCTCTGCACCTGCCCTTCCCCCTGTTCCTCGCCCACGTGGCGGGCTATTCGGAAATCTTCGGCAGCTGGCTGCTGATTCTCGGTCTGCTGTCCCCCCTGGGGGCCCTGGCGCTCACCGGCACGATGGCCGTGGCCGCCTACCACCACATCCTCACCAGCGGTTTCAACATCTACGTGCTGGAGCTGGTGGTGCTCTATCTGGGCGGCAGCCTGGCCCTGCTGCTGATCGGCCCGGGCCGCTACTCGTTTGATGCCGGCATCGTCGCGGGGGTGCTTGACGATCAGGAGGGCGAGACCGATCCGGACGGGACGGCCACAGTGCAGGCCTACGGTCTGGCGGCCGAAGCCGGCTGA
- a CDS encoding YcgJ family protein, translated as MNRRFTGHFSQASLLLVALAVAAPEVRAQGNPWGAPSQQTPVQTTPWGGGGGSGGAGYGRPGNRALSFPVQGVICDSSVSVCFNANGAALAETEREFGRRARRTLENNLVSNPIVDVTFADGRYCNFNLRGCWTNRQRTRFDPRLNPWVFGAAAGTPGGQGTVIGGAGSTWGPGGATTNGQLPTTGFQPPFTRTRQSGTCAWTNAGISIYNGTCRYEIVQNNTNGSKTLAFTFDRLPASNPLRTLRFTAQGNGPWSIQMPNGSAAAVQSRVNADQYRSDIQLGWGSVFNLGFRSTTTATTAQLNQALQPVDANGQVVQGSDSEALGQALGGLLQQLFGGGR; from the coding sequence ATGAACAGACGTTTCACCGGACATTTCAGCCAGGCCTCCCTGCTGCTCGTCGCCCTGGCCGTGGCGGCGCCGGAGGTACGGGCCCAGGGCAACCCCTGGGGGGCACCGAGCCAGCAGACGCCGGTGCAGACCACGCCCTGGGGTGGTGGGGGCGGATCCGGGGGCGCCGGTTACGGCCGGCCCGGCAACAGGGCCCTGTCTTTCCCGGTGCAGGGGGTGATCTGCGACAGCTCCGTGAGCGTCTGCTTCAACGCCAACGGTGCCGCCCTGGCCGAAACGGAACGGGAATTCGGACGCCGGGCGCGCCGCACCCTGGAGAACAATCTGGTCAGCAATCCCATCGTCGACGTCACTTTCGCCGACGGCCGCTACTGCAATTTCAACCTGCGTGGCTGCTGGACGAACCGTCAGCGCACCCGCTTTGACCCCCGGCTGAACCCCTGGGTGTTCGGCGCCGCTGCCGGCACCCCGGGCGGCCAGGGCACGGTGATCGGCGGTGCCGGTTCCACCTGGGGGCCGGGCGGCGCCACGACCAATGGCCAGCTCCCCACCACCGGCTTCCAGCCGCCGTTCACCCGCACCCGCCAGAGCGGCACCTGCGCCTGGACCAATGCCGGCATCTCCATCTACAACGGCACCTGCCGCTACGAGATCGTCCAGAACAACACCAACGGCTCCAAGACCCTGGCCTTCACCTTCGACAGGCTGCCGGCCTCGAACCCGCTGCGCACGCTCCGTTTCACCGCCCAGGGCAACGGTCCATGGAGCATCCAGATGCCCAACGGTTCCGCGGCCGCGGTGCAGTCCAGGGTCAACGCCGATCAGTACCGCTCCGACATCCAGCTGGGCTGGGGCAGCGTCTTCAACCTGGGCTTCCGCAGCACGACGACGGCCACCACGGCCCAGCTCAACCAGGCCCTCCAGCCCGTGGATGCCAATGGGCAGGTGGTGCAGGGCAGCGACAGCGAAGCCCTTGGGCAGGCCCTGGGCGGGCTGCTGCAGCAGCTGTTCGGGGGCGGTCGCTGA
- a CDS encoding cupredoxin domain-containing protein, which translates to MTPHEAAAPLWRSIPQPLALQVLVAAVGLALIAAELWWFLGSHGAGVAADEGEQGMQEITITVQGGYTPSRVRVKAGRPVRLLFHRTDPSGCVARVIFPDFQRSLDLPLGATTSIELLPERPGSYPFHCGMAMVRGSLEAE; encoded by the coding sequence ATGACACCCCACGAGGCGGCCGCGCCGCTGTGGCGGTCGATCCCCCAGCCGCTGGCCCTGCAGGTGCTGGTGGCGGCGGTCGGGCTGGCCCTGATCGCAGCGGAGCTGTGGTGGTTCCTTGGCTCCCATGGCGCCGGGGTGGCGGCCGACGAAGGCGAGCAGGGGATGCAGGAGATCACGATCACGGTCCAGGGCGGCTACACGCCCTCCCGCGTCCGGGTGAAGGCGGGCCGGCCGGTGCGCCTGCTGTTTCACCGCACCGATCCCAGTGGCTGCGTGGCCCGGGTGATCTTCCCGGACTTCCAGCGCAGCCTCGACCTGCCCCTGGGGGCCACTACCAGCATCGAACTACTTCCCGAGCGGCCGGGCTCCTACCCGTTCCACTGCGGCATGGCCATGGTGCGGGGCAGCCTGGAGGCGGAATGA
- a CDS encoding copper-translocating P-type ATPase, with product MSHSTLGSPCCAADPAAAATTGMERELAHELTVLRRRLSVAAVLTLLVMVATLPHMLGVHIGWLPAWFTSPWTQLALSSPVLFWCGREFFSGAWSSLRRHSADMNTLVAAGTGIAWLASLVATAFPGVLTAEGLPADVYYETAAVILTLVLLGRLMEARARGQTSEAIRRLLQLQPPTARVLREGIAKEVPVSTVAVGDLVQVRPGETLPLDGVVVEGSSWVEESMLTGEPTPVAKGPGDGVIGAALNRSGSFTFRVTRVGDDTMLARIVALVRQAQSSRTRVQRLADQVVGWFVPVVIAIAIATFVVWFLVSGNVVLATLFLVSVLVIACPCALGLATPTAIMVASGKGAENGLIFRSAEALETAGGLRTIVLDKTGTLTLGQPEVTDFERLHGGRMPVGTLLALVAAVESRSEHPLAEAIVAYASSRCGDGELPAVQSFEARAGSGVLACVAGREVRVGSPRWLRSSGLDTTTLDPVMARLERAARSVAAVAVEGRIEACFGIADPIKPEAHAAVAALRRLGLEVVLLSGDARRTSEVVAADVGIVRVIAEVRPGDKAAVVQQLQEQGQGPVAMVGDGLNDAPALARADVGIAMGTGTDVAIAASDITVLSGHLGGVPAAIELSRHTMATIRQNLFFAFAYNVAGIPIAAGLLFPLTGWLLNPMLAGAAMAFSSVSVVSNALRLRRFRPRLRPSGAGA from the coding sequence ATGAGCCACTCCACCCTGGGCTCCCCCTGCTGCGCCGCCGATCCGGCGGCCGCCGCCACGACGGGGATGGAAAGGGAGCTGGCCCATGAGCTCACCGTGCTGCGCCGCCGCCTGTCGGTGGCGGCCGTGCTCACCCTGCTGGTGATGGTGGCCACCCTTCCCCACATGCTCGGTGTCCACATCGGCTGGCTGCCGGCCTGGTTCACCAGCCCCTGGACCCAGCTGGCGCTGAGTTCCCCGGTGCTGTTCTGGTGCGGGCGGGAGTTCTTCAGCGGCGCGTGGTCGTCCCTGCGCCGCCACAGCGCCGACATGAACACCCTGGTGGCCGCCGGCACCGGCATCGCCTGGCTGGCCTCGCTGGTGGCCACTGCCTTTCCCGGGGTGCTCACCGCCGAAGGGCTGCCGGCCGACGTCTACTACGAAACCGCCGCGGTGATCCTCACCCTGGTGCTGCTGGGCCGGCTGATGGAGGCCAGGGCCCGCGGCCAGACCTCCGAGGCGATCCGGCGGCTGCTCCAGCTCCAGCCCCCCACGGCCCGGGTGCTGCGGGAGGGGATCGCCAAGGAGGTTCCGGTGTCCACGGTGGCGGTGGGTGACCTGGTGCAGGTGCGGCCCGGGGAGACGCTGCCCCTGGATGGGGTGGTGGTGGAGGGCAGCTCATGGGTGGAGGAATCGATGCTCACCGGCGAGCCCACCCCGGTGGCCAAGGGCCCCGGCGATGGGGTCATCGGCGCCGCGCTCAACCGCAGCGGCAGCTTCACCTTCCGCGTCACCCGGGTGGGTGACGACACGATGCTGGCCCGCATCGTCGCGCTGGTGCGCCAGGCCCAGAGCTCCCGCACCCGGGTGCAGCGCCTGGCGGATCAGGTGGTGGGCTGGTTCGTGCCGGTGGTCATCGCCATCGCCATCGCCACCTTCGTGGTCTGGTTCCTCGTCAGCGGCAACGTGGTGCTGGCGACGCTGTTTCTGGTCAGCGTGCTGGTGATCGCCTGCCCCTGTGCCCTGGGCCTGGCCACGCCCACGGCGATCATGGTGGCCTCCGGTAAGGGGGCCGAGAACGGCCTGATCTTCCGCAGCGCCGAGGCGCTGGAAACGGCCGGTGGGCTGCGCACCATCGTGCTCGACAAGACCGGCACTCTGACCCTGGGCCAGCCGGAGGTGACCGATTTCGAGCGGCTCCACGGTGGCCGGATGCCGGTCGGGACGCTTCTGGCCCTGGTGGCGGCCGTGGAGTCGCGCTCGGAGCATCCCCTGGCCGAAGCGATCGTCGCCTACGCCTCCAGCCGCTGCGGCGACGGCGAACTCCCCGCGGTGCAGTCCTTCGAGGCCAGGGCGGGGTCGGGCGTGCTGGCCTGCGTGGCCGGCCGGGAGGTGCGGGTGGGCAGCCCCCGCTGGCTGCGGAGCTCGGGCCTGGACACCACCACCCTGGATCCGGTGATGGCACGGCTGGAGCGGGCCGCCCGCAGCGTGGCCGCCGTGGCGGTGGAAGGCCGGATCGAGGCCTGCTTCGGCATCGCCGATCCGATCAAGCCCGAGGCCCATGCCGCCGTCGCCGCCCTGCGGCGCCTGGGGCTGGAGGTGGTGCTGCTCAGTGGCGATGCCCGCCGCACCAGCGAGGTGGTGGCGGCCGATGTGGGCATCGTGCGGGTGATCGCCGAGGTGCGCCCCGGCGACAAGGCGGCGGTGGTGCAGCAACTTCAGGAGCAGGGGCAGGGCCCGGTGGCGATGGTGGGGGACGGCCTCAACGACGCCCCGGCCCTGGCCCGGGCCGATGTGGGCATCGCCATGGGTACGGGCACCGATGTGGCCATCGCCGCCAGCGACATCACCGTGCTCTCGGGCCACCTCGGTGGCGTGCCGGCGGCGATCGAGCTCAGCCGCCACACCATGGCCACCATCCGTCAGAACCTCTTCTTCGCCTTCGCCTACAACGTGGCGGGGATCCCGATCGCCGCCGGGTTGCTGTTCCCGCTCACGGGCTGGCTGCTGAATCCGATGCTGGCGGGGGCCGCCATGGCGTTCAGTTCGGTGTCGGTGGTGAGCAACGCCCTGCGGCTGCGTCGCTTCCGCCCCCGCCTGCGTCCATCGGGGGCCGGAGCATGA
- a CDS encoding high light inducible protein, whose product MIEPRMYLASPGSESGWGFHGRAERLNGRLAMLGFGIGLTIEALTGSGILGQMGLGALLPQG is encoded by the coding sequence GTGATCGAGCCACGCATGTACCTGGCCAGTCCTGGCAGCGAGAGCGGCTGGGGTTTCCACGGCCGCGCCGAGCGGCTGAACGGCCGGCTGGCCATGCTCGGTTTCGGCATCGGTCTGACCATTGAGGCCCTTACCGGCTCGGGGATCCTGGGGCAGATGGGGCTCGGGGCTCTGCTGCCCCAGGGCTGA
- a CDS encoding beta-glucosidase family protein — MPTRPDWSRLETQARSQLQRLSLGEKLGMLDGDTPFWGGLGAIALHDASHRRPWPAGVVERLGIGGLHFVDGPRGVVLEGGATTFPAPIGRGASWNVDLEERIGEAMGLEARSFGANLFGGICVNLLRHPGWGRAQETYGEDPVHVGAMGAAATRGVRRHAIACVKHFALNSIDSARFRVDVGATERVLQELYLPQFRDGLEAGALAVMSAYNSVNGAWCGQHPHLLREILKDRWGFRGFVLTDFIFGLRDGVAAIQAGQDLEMPFRMIFAATLPAAVAAGQVPEALIDAAVLRMLLAQATVPAGAYPPALRGCRAHRQLAREAAAGSIVLLRNAGGVLPLSGIASLAVVGHLADAVNLGDRGSSDTRPTPGSVLTPLAGLRAAAPELRLHHDNGSDPAAAAALAARTDAALVVVGLDWRHEGEHIHPGDLAPILRQAPPPAWLLRLCGRRRLLPLWTAVAAMVAGVTRFGTARAGGSFASGDRTVLELPPPQEALILAIAAANPRTVVVLMGGGAILCEAWRQRVPGLLLLWYPGEQGGAALADVLLGRISPSGRMPFSVPTEAGHLPPFDPRARHITYDLWHGYRRLARSNRPAAFPFGFGLSYSRFSHTDPAVAWLPTPAGDEGALELAVTVTNTGTVEAAEVVQVYAEPPGEAVERPRRTLVGFARVSLAADASRRVAVGIPLRRLAWFDQGRDAFVLESGRHRLVVARHAEDGGIGVDLDLLGGVVGR; from the coding sequence GTGCCCACTCGCCCCGACTGGAGTCGCCTGGAGACGCAGGCCCGGAGCCAGCTGCAGCGGCTCAGCCTGGGTGAGAAGCTCGGCATGCTGGATGGCGACACCCCGTTCTGGGGGGGCCTGGGGGCCATCGCCCTCCACGACGCCTCCCACCGCCGCCCCTGGCCGGCAGGGGTGGTGGAGCGCCTGGGCATCGGAGGGCTGCACTTCGTCGACGGCCCCCGCGGGGTGGTGCTGGAGGGTGGTGCCACCACCTTCCCGGCACCGATCGGTCGCGGGGCCAGCTGGAACGTCGATCTGGAGGAGCGGATCGGCGAGGCCATGGGGTTGGAGGCCCGCAGCTTCGGGGCCAATCTGTTCGGCGGGATCTGCGTCAACCTGCTGCGCCATCCGGGCTGGGGCCGGGCCCAGGAGACCTACGGCGAAGACCCGGTGCACGTGGGCGCCATGGGGGCGGCGGCGACCCGCGGCGTGCGGCGCCATGCCATCGCCTGCGTCAAGCATTTCGCCCTCAACTCGATCGACAGCGCCCGTTTCCGCGTCGATGTGGGCGCCACTGAGCGGGTGCTGCAGGAGCTCTACCTGCCCCAGTTCCGCGATGGCCTGGAGGCCGGCGCCCTGGCGGTGATGAGCGCCTACAACAGCGTCAACGGGGCCTGGTGCGGCCAGCATCCCCACCTGCTGAGGGAGATCCTCAAGGACCGCTGGGGCTTCCGCGGCTTCGTGCTCACCGACTTCATCTTCGGCCTGCGCGACGGCGTGGCCGCCATCCAGGCCGGCCAGGACCTGGAGATGCCCTTCCGGATGATCTTTGCGGCCACACTTCCGGCGGCGGTGGCGGCGGGACAGGTGCCGGAGGCCCTGATCGATGCGGCGGTGCTGCGGATGCTGCTGGCCCAGGCCACGGTGCCCGCCGGCGCCTATCCCCCAGCGCTGCGCGGCTGCCGTGCCCACCGGCAGCTGGCGCGGGAGGCCGCCGCCGGCTCGATCGTGCTGCTCCGGAACGCCGGCGGGGTGCTGCCCCTGAGCGGCATCGCGTCGCTGGCGGTGGTCGGCCACCTGGCGGACGCCGTCAACCTGGGGGACCGGGGGTCCTCCGACACCCGGCCGACGCCGGGATCGGTGCTGACGCCCCTGGCCGGGCTGCGGGCGGCGGCGCCGGAGCTGCGCCTGCACCACGACAACGGCAGCGATCCGGCCGCGGCCGCGGCCCTGGCGGCCCGCACGGATGCGGCCCTGGTGGTGGTGGGCCTGGACTGGCGCCACGAGGGGGAGCACATCCACCCGGGCGACCTGGCCCCGATCCTGCGCCAGGCGCCGCCCCCCGCGTGGCTGCTGCGCCTGTGCGGCCGGCGCCGGCTGCTGCCGTTGTGGACGGCGGTGGCGGCGATGGTCGCCGGGGTGACGCGCTTCGGTACGGCCCGGGCGGGCGGCTCCTTCGCCTCCGGCGATCGCACGGTGCTGGAGCTGCCGCCGCCGCAGGAGGCCCTGATCCTGGCGATCGCCGCCGCCAACCCGCGCACGGTGGTGGTGCTGATGGGGGGTGGGGCGATCCTCTGCGAGGCCTGGCGGCAGCGGGTGCCGGGCCTGCTGCTGCTCTGGTACCCCGGTGAGCAGGGCGGCGCGGCCCTCGCCGACGTGCTGCTGGGTCGGATCTCCCCGTCGGGGCGGATGCCCTTTTCGGTGCCCACCGAGGCCGGCCACCTGCCGCCGTTCGATCCCCGGGCCCGGCACATCACTTACGACCTCTGGCACGGCTACCGGCGGCTGGCCCGCAGCAACCGGCCAGCGGCCTTTCCCTTCGGCTTCGGGCTCTCCTACAGCCGTTTCAGCCACACCGACCCGGCGGTGGCGTGGCTCCCCACCCCGGCGGGGGACGAGGGGGCGCTGGAGCTGGCCGTCACGGTGACGAACACCGGCACGGTGGAGGCCGCCGAGGTGGTGCAGGTCTACGCCGAGCCGCCCGGGGAGGCCGTGGAGCGGCCGCGGCGCACCCTGGTGGGCTTCGCCCGGGTGAGCCTGGCGGCGGATGCGAGCCGACGGGTTGCGGTGGGGATACCCCTGAGGCGCCTCGCCTGGTTCGATCAGGGGCGGGACGCCTTCGTGCTGGAGAGCGGCCGGCACCGGCTGGTGGTGGCCCGCCACGCCGAGGACGGCGGGATTGGCGTGGACCTTGACCTGCTCGGTGGGGTGGTCGGGCGGTAA
- a CDS encoding glycosyltransferase: MDLVAISLVVRWLLGWALCLRLFRLPVAELQGYPSVSVLIPARDEEGTLPNLLPALQAQTFTPLEVIVIDDHSSDRTAAIAAASGARVMQPPPLAHGWCGKTWALHHGVRASKGEILVFLDADTEPHPAFLARLVAAQQQLGGLVSVQPFHRTEKPYEQLSILFSLVGLMAVPMGQGCGVAFGPAMATSRSDYDRVGGHEAVAGKVVEDWFMGHLYEKAGLPVSAYIGDGLIQYRMYPGGFHDMVTGFAKNFATAAGEVRWAWMLAVLLWISGLFWAAWCLPASLLGWPLMGPPAILPNLLLYLAFAVQLVALTRRVGNFAWICLVFPIPVLFFLAVFVLAILNLQRGTIEWKGRQFPTR; this comes from the coding sequence ATGGACCTTGTCGCCATTTCGCTGGTGGTGCGCTGGCTGCTGGGCTGGGCCCTCTGTCTGCGGCTGTTCCGGCTTCCCGTGGCCGAGCTCCAGGGATATCCATCAGTTTCCGTGCTGATTCCCGCTCGCGATGAGGAAGGCACCCTCCCGAATCTTCTGCCGGCTCTCCAGGCGCAGACCTTCACCCCCCTGGAAGTGATCGTGATCGACGATCACTCCAGTGATCGCACCGCCGCGATCGCGGCGGCCTCCGGGGCGAGAGTGATGCAACCGCCTCCTCTGGCGCACGGGTGGTGCGGCAAGACCTGGGCACTGCACCACGGCGTCCGGGCCAGCAAGGGCGAGATCCTCGTTTTCCTCGATGCCGACACCGAGCCCCATCCCGCCTTTCTGGCTCGGCTGGTGGCGGCCCAGCAGCAACTGGGTGGGCTTGTGTCGGTGCAGCCGTTCCATCGCACCGAAAAGCCCTACGAGCAGCTCTCGATCCTGTTCAGCCTCGTGGGGCTGATGGCGGTGCCCATGGGGCAGGGCTGCGGCGTGGCGTTCGGTCCGGCCATGGCCACCAGCCGTTCGGATTACGACCGGGTGGGGGGCCATGAAGCTGTGGCCGGCAAGGTGGTGGAGGACTGGTTCATGGGCCATCTGTATGAGAAGGCCGGTCTGCCGGTGAGTGCCTACATCGGCGACGGACTCATCCAGTACCGCATGTATCCCGGCGGGTTTCACGACATGGTGACGGGTTTCGCCAAAAATTTCGCCACCGCCGCCGGGGAGGTGCGATGGGCCTGGATGCTGGCGGTGCTGCTGTGGATCTCCGGCCTGTTCTGGGCCGCCTGGTGCCTGCCGGCGTCCCTGCTGGGGTGGCCACTGATGGGTCCGCCTGCCATTCTTCCCAACCTGCTGCTCTACCTCGCCTTTGCCGTCCAGCTGGTAGCGCTCACCAGGCGCGTGGGGAACTTCGCCTGGATCTGCCTGGTGTTTCCGATTCCTGTTCTGTTTTTCCTGGCGGTGTTCGTCCTGGCGATCCTGAATCTCCAACGTGGCACGATCGAATGGAAGGGCAGGCAGTTTCCAACGCGGTAG
- a CDS encoding esterase/lipase family protein encodes MWDTPRLFDPLQRQLAGRRGPLLIPHLPHRFGITPIEEQAALLGLHIEAAFGAEQPIDLLGFSMGGVIARTWIQLRGGHRRTRRLISVGSPQQGTLTAGPWPSWPLAGIADLKAGSPLLARLNSHLATLEPVECCSFYCHPDLMVMPAWRAVLPLGPGRCLPVRYHHQLMTHPAALRALVDELLRPDPGGADPGLPG; translated from the coding sequence ATGTGGGACACTCCCCGCCTGTTCGATCCCCTGCAGCGCCAGCTGGCGGGGCGCCGCGGCCCCCTGCTGATTCCCCATCTGCCCCACCGCTTCGGGATCACCCCGATCGAGGAGCAGGCGGCCCTGCTCGGCCTCCACATCGAGGCGGCCTTCGGTGCCGAGCAGCCCATCGACCTGCTGGGCTTTTCGATGGGCGGGGTGATCGCCCGGACCTGGATCCAGCTGCGGGGCGGCCACCGGCGCACGCGGCGGCTGATCAGCGTCGGCAGTCCGCAGCAGGGCACCCTCACCGCCGGCCCCTGGCCCAGCTGGCCGCTGGCCGGCATCGCCGACCTGAAGGCGGGCAGTCCCCTGCTGGCGCGGCTGAACAGCCACCTGGCCACGCTGGAGCCCGTGGAGTGCTGCAGCTTCTACTGCCATCCGGACCTGATGGTGATGCCGGCCTGGCGTGCCGTGCTGCCGCTCGGCCCGGGCCGCTGCCTGCCAGTGCGCTACCACCACCAGCTCATGACCCACCCGGCCGCCCTGCGGGCTCTGGTGGACGAACTGCTGCGGCCGGATCCGGGAGGAGCGGATCCGGGGCTTCCAGGCTGA
- a CDS encoding proteasome-type protease, whose translation MTYCVAVLLESGMVFASDSRTNAGLDDFASFCKMTVFERRGDRVLVLLSSGSLAGTQAVIGLLRQRAEAGDGEPTVWTARTMFDVMVLVSDAVRAIEQRDGPYLKASGSSFNASFLVGGQIRGEAPRLFRMYAEGNFIEAGEDTPFLQTGEAKYGKPIIDRVIHTDTTLAEASKCVLVSFDSTMRSNLSVGMPIDLLVYERDRFEILHRRRFSEGDSYFKDLSAEWSVGVRKVFRELPELVW comes from the coding sequence ATGACCTACTGCGTGGCGGTGCTTCTGGAGAGCGGCATGGTGTTCGCCTCCGACTCCCGCACCAATGCGGGGCTGGACGATTTCGCCAGCTTCTGCAAGATGACCGTGTTCGAGCGCCGCGGCGACCGGGTGCTCGTCCTGCTCAGCTCCGGCAGCCTGGCAGGAACCCAGGCGGTGATCGGTCTGCTGCGCCAGCGGGCCGAGGCCGGCGACGGGGAGCCCACGGTTTGGACGGCCCGGACCATGTTCGATGTCATGGTGCTGGTCTCGGATGCGGTGCGGGCGATCGAGCAGCGCGACGGCCCCTACCTGAAGGCCTCCGGCTCCAGCTTCAACGCCTCCTTCCTGGTGGGCGGCCAGATCAGGGGCGAGGCGCCACGGCTGTTCCGTATGTATGCGGAGGGCAACTTCATTGAGGCCGGCGAGGACACACCCTTCCTTCAGACGGGTGAGGCGAAGTACGGCAAGCCGATCATCGACCGGGTCATCCATACCGACACAACGCTGGCGGAGGCCTCCAAGTGCGTGCTGGTGTCCTTCGACTCGACCATGCGCAGCAATCTGTCGGTGGGGATGCCGATTGACCTGCTCGTCTACGAGCGGGACCGCTTCGAAATCCTCCACCGCCGCCGCTTCAGTGAGGGGGACAGCTACTTCAAGGACCTCAGTGCCGAGTGGAGCGTGGGGGTGCGCAAGGTGTTCCGGGAGCTGCCGGAACTGGTCTGGTAG